A part of Saimiri boliviensis isolate mSaiBol1 chromosome 11, mSaiBol1.pri, whole genome shotgun sequence genomic DNA contains:
- the NFYC gene encoding nuclear transcription factor Y subunit gamma isoform X2, producing the protein MSTEGGFGGTSSSDAQQSLQSFWPRVMEEIRNLTVKDFRVQELPLARIKKIMKLDEDVKMISAEAPVLFAKAAQIFITELTLRAWIHTEDNKRRTLQRNDIAMAITKFDQFDFLIDIVPRDELKPPKRQEEVRQSVTPAEPVQYYFTLAQQPTAVQVQGQQQGQQTTSSTTTIQPGQIIIAQPQQGQTTPVTMQVGEGQQVQIVQAQPQGQAQQAQSGTGQTMQVMQQIITNTGEIQQIPVQLNAGQLQYIRLAQPVSGTQVVQGQIQTLATNAQQITQTEVQQGQQQFSQFTDGQRNSVQQARVSELTGEAEPREVKATGNSTPCTSSLPTTHPPSHRAGASCVCCSQPQQSSTSPPPSDALQWVVVEVSGTPNQLETHRELHAPLPGVTSLSPLHPSQQLYQIQQVTMPAGQDLAQPMFIQSANQPSDGQAPQVTGD; encoded by the exons AAAGATTTCCGAGTGCAGGAACTCCCACTGGCTCGTATTAAGAAGATTATGAAACTGGATGAAGATGTGAAG ATGATCAGTGCAGAAGCCCCTGTACTCTTTGCCAAGGCAGCCCAGATTTTTATCACAGAGTTGACTCTTCGAGCCTGGATTCACACAGAGGATAACAAGCGCCGGACTTTACAG AGAAATGATATCGCCATGGCAATTACAAAATTTGATCAGTTTGACTTTCTCATCGATATTGTTCCAAGAGATGAACTGAAACCTCCAAAGCGTCAG GAGGAGGTACGCCAGTCTGTAACTCCTGCCGAGCCAGTCCAGTACTATTTCACGCTGGCTCAGCAGCCCACCGCCGTCCAAGTCCAGGGGCAGCAGCAAGGCCAGCAGACCACCAGCTCCACGACcaccatccagcctgggcagatcATCATTGCACAGCCTCAGCAGGGCCAG ACCACGCCTGTGACAATGCAGGTTGGAGAAGGTCAGCAGGTGCAGATTGTCCAGGCTCAGCCTCAGGGTCAAGCCCAGCAGGCCCAGAGTGGCACTGGACAGACCATGCAGGTGATGCAGCAGATCATCACTAACACAGGAGAGATCCAGCAGATCCCG GTGCAGTTGAACGCCGGCCAGTTGCAGTATATTCGCTTAGCCCAGCCTGTATCAGGCACCCAAGTTGTGCAGGGACAGATCCAGACCCTTGCCACCAATGCTCAACAG ATTACACAGACAGAGGTCCAGCAAGGACAGCAGCAGTTCAGCCAGTTCACAGATGGACAG AGGAACAGCGTGCAGCAAGCTCGAGTCTCTGAGCTAACGGGAGAGGCAGAGCCCAGAGAAGTGAAAGCCACAGGAAATTCAACTCCCTGCACCTCTTCCCTGCCCACCACACACCCCCCCTCACACCGGGCTGGTGCCTCCTGTGTCTGCTGCTCCCAACCCCAGCAGAGCTCCACATCCCCTCCTCCTTCTGACGCCTTGCAGTGGGTGGTGGTTGAGGTATCTGGGACCCCCAACCAGCTTGAGACCCATAGGGAGCTGCATGCCCCTCTCCCAGGGGTGACCTCACTCTCTCCTCTCCACCCCTCGCAGCAGCTCTACCAGATCCAGCAAGTCACCATGCCTGCAGGCCAGGACCTCGCCCAGCCCATGTTCATCCAGTCAGCCAACCAGCCCTCCGACGGGCAGGCCCCCCAGGTGACCGGCGACTGA
- the NFYC gene encoding nuclear transcription factor Y subunit gamma isoform X1 — translation MNVVEMSTEGGFGGTSSSDAQQSLQSFWPRVMEEIRNLTVKDFRVQELPLARIKKIMKLDEDVKMISAEAPVLFAKAAQIFITELTLRAWIHTEDNKRRTLQRNDIAMAITKFDQFDFLIDIVPRDELKPPKRQEEVRQSVTPAEPVQYYFTLAQQPTAVQVQGQQQGQQTTSSTTTIQPGQIIIAQPQQGQTTPVTMQVGEGQQVQIVQAQPQGQAQQAQSGTGQTMQVMQQIITNTGEIQQIPVQLNAGQLQYIRLAQPVSGTQVVQGQIQTLATNAQQITQTEVQQGQQQFSQFTDGQRNSVQQARVSELTGEAEPREVKATGNSTPCTSSLPTTHPPSHRAGASCVCCSQPQQSSTSPPPSDALQWVVVEVSGTPNQLETHRELHAPLPGVTSLSPLHPSQQLYQIQQVTMPAGQDLAQPMFIQSANQPSDGQAPQVTGD, via the exons AAAGATTTCCGAGTGCAGGAACTCCCACTGGCTCGTATTAAGAAGATTATGAAACTGGATGAAGATGTGAAG ATGATCAGTGCAGAAGCCCCTGTACTCTTTGCCAAGGCAGCCCAGATTTTTATCACAGAGTTGACTCTTCGAGCCTGGATTCACACAGAGGATAACAAGCGCCGGACTTTACAG AGAAATGATATCGCCATGGCAATTACAAAATTTGATCAGTTTGACTTTCTCATCGATATTGTTCCAAGAGATGAACTGAAACCTCCAAAGCGTCAG GAGGAGGTACGCCAGTCTGTAACTCCTGCCGAGCCAGTCCAGTACTATTTCACGCTGGCTCAGCAGCCCACCGCCGTCCAAGTCCAGGGGCAGCAGCAAGGCCAGCAGACCACCAGCTCCACGACcaccatccagcctgggcagatcATCATTGCACAGCCTCAGCAGGGCCAG ACCACGCCTGTGACAATGCAGGTTGGAGAAGGTCAGCAGGTGCAGATTGTCCAGGCTCAGCCTCAGGGTCAAGCCCAGCAGGCCCAGAGTGGCACTGGACAGACCATGCAGGTGATGCAGCAGATCATCACTAACACAGGAGAGATCCAGCAGATCCCG GTGCAGTTGAACGCCGGCCAGTTGCAGTATATTCGCTTAGCCCAGCCTGTATCAGGCACCCAAGTTGTGCAGGGACAGATCCAGACCCTTGCCACCAATGCTCAACAG ATTACACAGACAGAGGTCCAGCAAGGACAGCAGCAGTTCAGCCAGTTCACAGATGGACAG AGGAACAGCGTGCAGCAAGCTCGAGTCTCTGAGCTAACGGGAGAGGCAGAGCCCAGAGAAGTGAAAGCCACAGGAAATTCAACTCCCTGCACCTCTTCCCTGCCCACCACACACCCCCCCTCACACCGGGCTGGTGCCTCCTGTGTCTGCTGCTCCCAACCCCAGCAGAGCTCCACATCCCCTCCTCCTTCTGACGCCTTGCAGTGGGTGGTGGTTGAGGTATCTGGGACCCCCAACCAGCTTGAGACCCATAGGGAGCTGCATGCCCCTCTCCCAGGGGTGACCTCACTCTCTCCTCTCCACCCCTCGCAGCAGCTCTACCAGATCCAGCAAGTCACCATGCCTGCAGGCCAGGACCTCGCCCAGCCCATGTTCATCCAGTCAGCCAACCAGCCCTCCGACGGGCAGGCCCCCCAGGTGACCGGCGACTGA